Proteins found in one Limnohabitans sp. TEGF004 genomic segment:
- a CDS encoding lysophospholipid acyltransferase family protein, translating into MLIKYLRLVHAFGRAFWILWVKFPRLSRDTKLEEIKAWSQHTLKILGIQVVHETALTQIEQSEAPLMFVANHVSWVDALIIQSIQPSIFVAKAEVKRWPIVGSIATACGVVFVDRGSPSSARRMVDDVSSALHHGYCVAGFPEGTSSEGRAVSLFHANLFEAAINYHIQIQPLAIRYTHPHTGALCLKAAFIDDIGFVQSLHQVMTSQGIHAKVHAGEMLSPQGHSRRTLAHLSHRSVSNQLEMLNA; encoded by the coding sequence ATGCTGATTAAATATTTAAGACTCGTACACGCCTTTGGTCGCGCCTTCTGGATTTTGTGGGTCAAGTTCCCGCGACTGAGCCGCGACACCAAGCTTGAAGAAATCAAAGCTTGGTCTCAACACACATTAAAAATTCTTGGCATTCAGGTTGTTCACGAAACCGCACTGACACAGATTGAGCAATCTGAGGCCCCTCTCATGTTCGTGGCCAATCATGTGTCTTGGGTAGATGCGCTCATCATTCAATCCATTCAACCCAGCATCTTTGTGGCAAAGGCTGAGGTCAAGCGTTGGCCCATCGTTGGCAGCATTGCGACAGCATGCGGCGTGGTGTTTGTCGACCGAGGTTCACCCAGCTCTGCACGTCGCATGGTGGATGATGTGTCAAGCGCACTGCATCACGGCTATTGCGTCGCAGGTTTTCCAGAAGGCACCAGCAGCGAGGGCCGCGCAGTCAGTTTGTTTCATGCCAATTTATTTGAGGCAGCCATCAACTACCATATCCAAATTCAACCCTTGGCAATTCGCTACACTCATCCACACACAGGAGCGTTGTGTTTGAAGGCGGCTTTCATTGATGACATTGGTTTTGTGCAGTCGCTGCACCAAGTGATGACTTCTCAAGGTATTCATGCCAAAGTTCATGCAGGTGAGATGCTGTCACCGCAAGGACATTCGCGCAGAACCTTGGCGCATTTGTCGCATCGCAGTGTCAGCAATCAACTGGAAATGCTCAACGCATAA
- a CDS encoding TRAP transporter large permease subunit has translation MGRLLRGLTQADAGLAALALALMAVIPLVEILSRPLMGKGIDNAPVVVQHLGLIMAMSGAIAAERFGHLTSLGVMVPRLYALGQFGAAVVCGVLAWASGALVFSEMSAEQMLAYGMPVWWFQATMPVGFALLGLKLGARCSQQVGAQFLFALCAPALGVVLAYSLDGEALPLWPWVIGLVLMLSFGAPIFAVLGGLALALFWQDGLPLASIALSHYQITVNPSLPALPLFTLAGLIFAGTGAAQRLGAVFVALFGGGKTGTVIAATVLCSCFTAFTGGSGVTILALGGLLLPLLQGVGYPERKGISLVTSASALGVLLAPSVPLIMYAIIARVPINTMFLAGIVPAVVMVVCLLIFGGYLRRDVIRPRSTDGPAFSMATLRHAAWVAKWELLAPVVAIGSLGTGFATPTESAALTAMYAVLTQAWAHRELDAQKLGACLSQCTQIIGGVMLILGMALGLTNYLVDAGIPDLATEWVQSVTQNKWVFLLALNVFLFAAGALMEIYAAIVVLVPLLLPLAISYGIDPVHFGIIFLANMEMGFLCPPAGMNIYFASAVFKQPIRTVAASVAPALVAIFVGTLLISWLPLLATGLPSLMATFMR, from the coding sequence ATGGGCCGACTTCTCCGTGGCTTGACGCAGGCCGATGCCGGTCTGGCCGCTTTGGCCTTGGCCTTGATGGCGGTGATTCCGTTGGTCGAAATTTTGTCTCGGCCTTTGATGGGCAAGGGCATTGATAACGCACCGGTGGTGGTGCAGCACTTGGGTTTGATCATGGCCATGTCGGGTGCGATTGCGGCTGAGCGCTTTGGACATTTGACGAGCTTGGGTGTGATGGTGCCGCGTTTGTATGCGCTGGGGCAGTTTGGCGCTGCCGTTGTCTGTGGTGTGTTGGCATGGGCAAGTGGTGCATTGGTGTTCAGCGAAATGTCGGCTGAACAAATGTTGGCTTACGGCATGCCTGTGTGGTGGTTCCAAGCCACGATGCCTGTGGGCTTTGCACTGTTAGGGCTGAAGTTGGGGGCGCGTTGCAGCCAGCAGGTGGGCGCTCAGTTCTTATTCGCGTTGTGTGCGCCTGCGTTGGGCGTTGTCCTCGCTTACAGCTTGGATGGTGAAGCGTTGCCGCTTTGGCCTTGGGTCATAGGTTTGGTGTTGATGCTGTCGTTTGGCGCCCCTATTTTTGCGGTGCTGGGTGGTTTGGCATTGGCCTTGTTTTGGCAAGATGGTTTGCCATTGGCGTCGATTGCTTTGTCGCATTACCAAATCACGGTCAACCCGTCGTTGCCAGCGTTGCCGCTGTTCACGTTGGCTGGGTTGATATTTGCAGGCACAGGGGCTGCACAGCGTTTGGGTGCTGTATTTGTCGCGTTATTTGGTGGCGGTAAAACCGGCACCGTCATTGCCGCCACGGTGTTGTGTTCATGCTTCACGGCGTTCACGGGCGGCAGTGGCGTGACGATTTTGGCCTTGGGTGGTTTGTTGTTGCCCTTGCTGCAAGGCGTGGGCTACCCAGAGCGCAAAGGCATCAGCTTGGTCACCAGCGCCAGTGCACTGGGGGTGTTGTTGGCACCCTCGGTACCACTCATCATGTACGCCATCATTGCGCGTGTGCCGATCAACACCATGTTTTTAGCAGGCATCGTGCCTGCGGTGGTGATGGTGGTGTGTTTGCTTATTTTTGGCGGCTATTTACGCCGCGATGTCATTCGCCCTCGTTCCACAGACGGACCCGCATTCAGCATGGCCACTCTGCGCCATGCGGCTTGGGTGGCGAAGTGGGAGTTGTTGGCGCCCGTCGTGGCGATTGGTTCTTTGGGCACTGGCTTTGCCACGCCCACCGAGAGTGCTGCGCTGACCGCGATGTATGCCGTGCTCACGCAGGCGTGGGCACACCGAGAGTTAGATGCGCAGAAACTCGGCGCGTGTTTGTCGCAATGCACCCAAATCATTGGCGGTGTGATGTTGATTTTGGGCATGGCTTTGGGCTTGACCAATTATTTGGTCGATGCAGGCATTCCAGACTTAGCGACCGAGTGGGTACAAAGCGTCACGCAAAACAAGTGGGTGTTTTTGTTGGCGCTCAATGTGTTCTTGTTTGCCGCAGGTGCCTTGATGGAAATCTATGCGGCCATTGTGGTGTTGGTGCCTTTGTTGCTGCCCTTGGCCATCAGCTATGGCATTGACCCTGTGCACTTTGGCATCATCTTTTTGGCCAACATGGAGATGGGCTTCCTGTGTCCACCTGCAGGGATGAATATTTACTTTGCCTCTGCGGTGTTCAAGCAACCCATTCGTACCGTGGCTGCTTCTGTGGCCCCTGCCTTGGTGGCTATCTTTGTGGGCACCTTGCTGATTTCTTGGCTGCCGCTGTTGGCCACAGGTTTACCAAGTTTGATGGCCACATTTATGCGTTGA
- the dctP gene encoding TRAP transporter substrate-binding protein DctP has translation MSQLMKSFLQVCVVVGLVGSQTACWAAPDKQLRLGTLAPKNSLYHRQLMEVGEAWRVAQGGNAKFVVYPDGSQGGETELARRMRIGQLQGALLSVVGLREIEPSISALQSMPLLFKSWEEVDYVREKMRPAMEKKFLDKGFVVLAWGDAGWVRFFSKDPAFKPEDYQKMKFFAWGGEADQQEIMKSMGYTPVPLETSDILPSVQTGMINVVPSTPYFALASQVYTMAPNMLEINWAPIVGALVVTKKSWDDMTPEAQAAVRVASDKAGAQLRAKARQEVEEAVDAMKKRGLVVNKPNAEQMRAWNDLAEKLYPRIRGTLVPADTFDEVFRHLKAYRAGKTK, from the coding sequence ATGTCTCAATTGATGAAATCGTTTTTACAAGTGTGCGTTGTTGTCGGTTTGGTAGGCAGCCAAACAGCCTGCTGGGCGGCCCCTGACAAGCAGTTGCGCTTGGGGACCTTGGCACCTAAAAATTCGCTGTACCACCGCCAATTGATGGAAGTGGGTGAGGCGTGGCGTGTGGCCCAAGGTGGCAATGCCAAGTTTGTGGTGTATCCCGATGGCAGTCAAGGCGGTGAGACCGAGTTGGCTCGCCGCATGCGCATTGGTCAGTTGCAAGGGGCCTTGCTGTCGGTGGTGGGGTTGCGTGAAATTGAGCCGTCAATTTCGGCCTTGCAATCCATGCCATTGCTGTTCAAGTCGTGGGAAGAGGTGGACTATGTACGCGAAAAAATGCGCCCCGCCATGGAGAAAAAATTCCTCGACAAAGGGTTTGTCGTGTTGGCTTGGGGTGATGCGGGCTGGGTGCGTTTCTTCTCGAAAGACCCCGCCTTCAAACCTGAGGACTATCAAAAAATGAAATTCTTTGCATGGGGCGGTGAGGCCGACCAGCAAGAAATCATGAAGAGCATGGGTTACACGCCTGTGCCCCTAGAAACCAGCGACATCTTGCCGTCGGTGCAAACGGGCATGATCAATGTGGTGCCATCCACGCCTTACTTTGCCTTGGCCAGTCAGGTCTACACCATGGCGCCCAACATGTTGGAAATCAACTGGGCGCCGATCGTGGGTGCATTGGTGGTCACAAAGAAATCGTGGGACGACATGACGCCCGAAGCGCAAGCCGCGGTGCGTGTCGCCAGTGACAAAGCGGGTGCGCAACTTCGTGCCAAAGCGCGCCAAGAAGTCGAAGAAGCCGTGGACGCCATGAAAAAGCGAGGCTTGGTGGTCAACAAGCCCAATGCCGAGCAAATGCGCGCATGGAACGACTTGGCCGAAAAACTCTACCCACGCATTCGCGGGACTTTGGTGCCTGCGGATACCTTTGACGAAGTGTTTCGCCACTTGAAGGCTTACCGCGCAGGCAAAACCAAATGA
- a CDS encoding TRAP transporter TatT component family protein yields MAFSLLFSGCAVRPFVVDQTAQALSAQPMSSEDDLQLAREASAFYLKFSESILKETPGHLKLAESVSAGFTQYAYAFVAFDAEKIDTKNPKVAADMRERAARLYARAHRHAMTALERSHPGFSDALRKPDAKNPLQLTKAQVPLAYWAAASLGGWISMSKDDPDLVADLPLSMRLAELAWQTDPTYGQGALASLMGTLEAAKVGGSRPKVQAYFDQAIVLGQGKEAGPLVAKAEGVALPAEDRKQFEQLLQQALAISHAHRSLQNEVMRERAQWLLSSVDELF; encoded by the coding sequence TTGGCTTTTTCACTCTTGTTTTCAGGATGTGCCGTTCGTCCGTTTGTGGTGGACCAAACGGCTCAAGCCCTATCGGCACAACCCATGTCCAGTGAAGATGATTTGCAACTGGCACGTGAAGCCAGTGCTTTTTATCTCAAGTTTTCAGAGTCCATCTTGAAAGAAACACCGGGCCATTTGAAGTTGGCCGAGTCGGTGTCTGCTGGGTTCACGCAATACGCCTATGCCTTCGTCGCGTTTGATGCTGAAAAAATCGATACCAAAAATCCCAAAGTTGCTGCCGACATGCGCGAACGTGCGGCCCGTTTGTATGCGCGTGCACATCGTCACGCGATGACCGCGCTTGAGCGCAGTCACCCAGGTTTTTCTGACGCTTTGCGAAAACCCGATGCCAAGAACCCATTGCAATTGACGAAGGCCCAAGTGCCTTTGGCTTATTGGGCGGCGGCCTCACTCGGTGGTTGGATTTCGATGTCCAAAGATGACCCAGATCTGGTGGCTGATTTACCGCTGTCCATGCGATTGGCCGAGCTGGCTTGGCAAACCGACCCCACGTATGGGCAGGGTGCATTGGCCAGTTTGATGGGCACTTTAGAAGCGGCCAAAGTGGGTGGCTCACGTCCCAAAGTGCAGGCTTATTTCGATCAAGCGATCGTCTTGGGCCAAGGCAAAGAAGCGGGCCCACTGGTGGCCAAGGCCGAGGGCGTGGCATTGCCTGCGGAGGACCGAAAGCAGTTTGAACAGTTGCTGCAACAAGCGCTGGCCATTAGCCATGCGCATCGCAGTTTGCAAAACGAAGTGATGCGCGAGCGTGCGCAATGGTTGCTCTCATCCGTGGATGAACTTTTTTGA
- the ppk2 gene encoding polyphosphate kinase 2, producing MADKHQLDEEQIQRLRDDLLDTLDEELEMSIDEEGSNTDRVKYFRELLRLQGELVKLQDWVVATKQKVVILFEGRDAAGKGGVIKRITQRLNPRVCRVAALPAPNDRERTQWYFQRYVAHLPAAGEIVLFDRSWYNRAGVERVMGFCNDDEYEEFFRTVPEFEKMLARSGITLIKYWFSITDDEQHARFLGRIHDPLKQWKLSPMDLESRRRWEDYTVAKETMIERTHIPEAPWWVVQAVDKKSARLNCIHHLLTHFNYHEIAHPEIELPARVRNPDYIRHPVPDDMVVPEIYP from the coding sequence ATGGCTGACAAACACCAACTGGATGAAGAACAAATTCAACGTCTGCGCGATGACCTCTTGGACACGCTGGACGAAGAGCTTGAAATGTCGATCGACGAAGAAGGCAGCAACACAGACCGCGTGAAATATTTCCGCGAATTGCTGCGTTTACAAGGCGAACTGGTCAAGCTGCAAGATTGGGTTGTGGCCACCAAACAAAAAGTGGTGATCTTGTTCGAAGGCCGCGACGCTGCGGGCAAAGGCGGTGTCATCAAACGCATCACCCAACGCCTCAATCCACGCGTGTGCCGCGTAGCTGCCCTACCCGCCCCCAACGACCGCGAGCGTACGCAGTGGTACTTTCAGCGCTATGTGGCGCATCTGCCCGCTGCGGGCGAAATTGTGTTGTTTGACCGCAGTTGGTACAACCGTGCAGGCGTAGAGCGTGTGATGGGCTTTTGCAACGACGACGAATACGAAGAATTTTTCCGTACCGTGCCTGAGTTTGAAAAAATGTTGGCACGCAGCGGTATCACACTCATCAAATACTGGTTCTCCATCACGGACGATGAACAACATGCGCGCTTCTTGGGGCGCATTCACGACCCCTTGAAGCAGTGGAAGCTCAGCCCCATGGACTTAGAAAGCCGACGTCGCTGGGAAGACTACACCGTTGCCAAAGAAACCATGATTGAACGCACACATATCCCAGAAGCGCCATGGTGGGTCGTGCAAGCAGTTGACAAGAAAAGTGCGCGTCTAAATTGCATTCATCACTTGCTGACGCATTTCAACTATCACGAAATCGCACATCCAGAAATTGAACTACCTGCGCGTGTACGAAATCCAGACTACATCCGCCATCCCGTACCAGACGACATGGTTGTTCCTGAAATCTATCCATGA
- a CDS encoding diacylglycerol kinase, whose amino-acid sequence MTHHENLQKQRRGLNRVIHAFGYSIQGLQAAMHEPAFKQEAYLAFVLIPLSFYLGNNWVEISVLSGSVIFVLTVELLNTGLESAIDRVGPQWHDLSKRCKDLGSAAVLLSILLCMSIWLTALFLKFSRYL is encoded by the coding sequence ATGACCCATCATGAAAACCTACAAAAGCAAAGGCGCGGCTTAAACCGTGTCATTCATGCATTTGGCTACTCCATACAAGGTTTGCAAGCTGCTATGCATGAACCTGCGTTCAAGCAAGAGGCTTATCTTGCTTTCGTGTTGATTCCGTTGTCGTTTTACTTAGGTAACAACTGGGTTGAGATTTCAGTTCTTTCAGGATCGGTGATTTTCGTTTTGACAGTCGAACTTTTAAACACGGGCTTAGAGTCCGCCATTGATCGTGTTGGCCCCCAATGGCACGATCTTTCTAAGCGTTGCAAAGACTTAGGGAGCGCAGCTGTTCTGTTGAGCATTCTTCTTTGTATGAGCATTTGGCTAACCGCTCTGTTTTTGAAGTTCTCTCGCTACCTCTGA
- a CDS encoding CorA family divalent cation transporter codes for MYEHLANRSVFEVLSLPLKERLRIRDAIGPHLLEPDTTMSRQFTSGIVIREIKQSSRYMSLKNLIDMLNKQKLVDGMVHSQHMHKHDFVESLLQKQHDAELQNFIAKQSATELGSYLDALPLEDAMKLWHKIPTERENDVLWEISDERRMALAGDRQPDFEDSKINVYELVDGRLKSIPISGRQDLEGAKPIWVDLINSTKAERIFVGSHFGVELPDPIEATDLEVSARFHVEENDDIHLHSNFLFDRDGNSKSVPVAFILHGGVLFSLRNEELSVFRLQRRRALTQPGYVTDCIDLLLDLYGADVEVSADSLENIYAKLGIVGRHVLSEAITDQEAAGILADIAEEEDQNGRIRSNILDTQRALSFLMRGRLLTPDQISDAKQILRNIDSLNSHTAFLFDKINFLMDATIGFININQNKRVNQLTVFSVVFMPINILAGVGGMSEFSMMTEGTPWPLAFGGFLVGSAFIGLITYVLLKHFETRRLKK; via the coding sequence TTGTATGAGCATTTGGCTAACCGCTCTGTTTTTGAAGTTCTCTCGCTACCTCTGAAAGAACGCCTGCGCATAAGGGATGCGATTGGTCCTCATCTGTTGGAACCAGATACGACCATGAGCCGCCAGTTCACAAGCGGTATTGTCATCAGGGAAATAAAACAGTCATCACGCTACATGTCTCTTAAAAATTTGATCGATATGTTGAACAAACAAAAATTAGTGGATGGCATGGTCCACAGCCAACACATGCACAAGCACGATTTTGTTGAATCCTTGCTTCAAAAACAACATGATGCAGAGTTGCAAAACTTCATTGCCAAACAAAGCGCGACCGAACTCGGAAGTTACCTTGATGCATTGCCATTAGAAGATGCAATGAAGCTTTGGCACAAGATTCCCACGGAACGTGAAAACGATGTACTTTGGGAAATTTCTGATGAGCGGCGAATGGCGCTTGCAGGAGATCGACAACCCGATTTTGAAGACAGCAAAATCAATGTGTATGAACTCGTCGATGGTCGGCTCAAAAGCATCCCCATTTCAGGCCGTCAAGACTTGGAAGGAGCCAAACCCATTTGGGTGGACTTGATCAACTCGACCAAAGCCGAACGAATTTTTGTCGGTTCACACTTCGGCGTTGAGTTACCCGATCCAATTGAAGCAACAGATCTAGAGGTCAGTGCACGTTTTCATGTGGAAGAAAACGACGACATTCATTTGCACTCGAATTTTTTATTCGATCGCGATGGCAACTCCAAGAGTGTGCCCGTTGCCTTTATCTTGCACGGTGGCGTTTTATTTTCACTGCGAAACGAAGAGCTTTCAGTGTTTCGTTTACAACGGCGCAGAGCACTCACGCAACCTGGCTATGTCACCGACTGCATCGACCTTTTGTTAGATCTGTACGGCGCAGACGTCGAGGTGTCAGCTGATTCGCTTGAAAACATCTACGCCAAACTCGGGATCGTCGGTCGCCATGTGTTGAGTGAGGCCATCACCGACCAAGAAGCCGCAGGAATACTGGCAGACATTGCTGAGGAGGAAGACCAAAACGGTCGCATCCGAAGTAATATTTTGGATACACAGCGTGCCTTGAGTTTCTTAATGCGAGGACGCTTACTCACACCAGATCAAATCTCTGATGCCAAACAAATTTTGCGCAACATTGACTCGCTGAACAGCCACACCGCCTTCTTGTTTGACAAGATCAACTTCCTGATGGACGCCACCATTGGTTTCATCAACATCAACCAAAACAAACGCGTGAATCAGCTCACCGTATTCAGCGTGGTGTTCATGCCTATCAATATTTTGGCTGGTGTCGGCGGCATGTCTGAGTTCTCCATGATGACTGAAGGCACGCCTTGGCCGTTGGCGTTCGGTGGTTTTTTGGTGGGCTCAGCGTTCATCGGCTTGATCACCTACGTCTTGCTCAAGCATTTCGAAACTCGCCGCCTTAAAAAATAA
- the phoR gene encoding phosphate regulon sensor histidine kinase PhoR, whose protein sequence is MGDQQLRSLYVLLGALIAGLLWMLVDAWRGYRVRSWLRHGDLAMAPQMSGWWGVVLDRARKLLRDRERNINAGEQRLKDFLSAIQASPNGVLMLDAQAQIEWCNQTAATHLGVHPERDVMQRVGNLLRDPIFTAYMAVENPVDPVVIAGHRHRMERPVLISVQRHRYGEGKQLLLTRDVTLLEQAEAMRRDFVANVSHEIRTPLTVMSGFVETLQTLPLTADEQKRYLALMAVQAVRMQGLVEDLLTLSRLEGSPVPNFLNTTPLMSLLKTCESEARGLSDVISQGAAAQIIQFEVNPLLGGASLMGEARELQSALSNLVSNAVRYTPAGGQIQVNVDQGIDGSLFIAVRDTGPGIAAEHLPRLTERFYRVDRSRSRESGGTGLGLAIVKHVMQRHGGSLSITSEVGQGSCFKLVFPSTRWCQPT, encoded by the coding sequence ATGGGGGATCAGCAACTGCGATCACTTTATGTGTTGCTTGGTGCGTTGATCGCGGGCTTGCTTTGGATGTTGGTCGATGCATGGCGTGGCTATCGCGTGCGTTCTTGGTTGCGTCATGGTGATTTGGCCATGGCGCCGCAAATGTCAGGCTGGTGGGGCGTTGTCCTAGATCGTGCCCGTAAGCTCTTACGCGACCGTGAGCGCAACATCAATGCTGGCGAGCAACGACTCAAAGATTTCCTCTCTGCTATTCAAGCCTCACCCAACGGTGTGCTGATGTTGGATGCCCAGGCACAAATTGAGTGGTGCAACCAAACGGCAGCTACTCACCTAGGTGTTCATCCTGAGCGTGATGTCATGCAGCGCGTGGGTAATCTACTTCGCGATCCCATTTTCACGGCCTATATGGCAGTTGAAAATCCTGTGGATCCTGTGGTGATTGCGGGCCATCGACACCGTATGGAGCGGCCTGTGCTCATCTCTGTGCAGCGTCATCGCTATGGCGAAGGAAAGCAGTTGCTGCTCACACGTGATGTCACGTTGCTGGAGCAAGCTGAAGCCATGCGCCGAGATTTTGTGGCCAACGTGTCGCACGAAATTCGAACCCCTTTGACGGTGATGTCTGGCTTTGTCGAAACCTTGCAAACGCTACCACTGACCGCCGACGAGCAAAAACGCTATCTGGCCTTGATGGCAGTGCAAGCCGTTCGCATGCAGGGTTTGGTGGAGGACTTGCTCACCCTCTCTCGCTTAGAGGGCAGTCCGGTGCCTAATTTCTTGAACACAACGCCCTTGATGAGCTTATTGAAAACCTGCGAGTCTGAGGCACGCGGACTCTCCGATGTCATTTCTCAAGGTGCCGCAGCTCAGATTATTCAATTTGAAGTGAATCCTTTGCTTGGCGGTGCATCGTTGATGGGCGAGGCGCGTGAACTGCAAAGTGCTTTGTCCAATTTGGTGAGCAACGCCGTGCGTTACACCCCAGCAGGTGGACAGATCCAGGTCAATGTCGACCAAGGGATTGATGGCAGCTTGTTCATCGCCGTTCGTGACACAGGACCAGGGATCGCTGCAGAGCATTTGCCGCGCTTGACGGAGCGTTTTTACCGTGTCGACCGAAGCCGCTCACGCGAATCGGGAGGCACAGGTTTGGGTCTGGCGATTGTCAAACACGTGATGCAGCGTCACGGGGGTAGCTTGTCGATCACCAGCGAGGTGGGGCAGGGGTCGTGCTTCAAATTAGTTTTCCCATCGACCCGATGGTGCCAGCCCACTTAG
- the phoB gene encoding phosphate regulon transcriptional regulator PhoB, with product MKIARVLVVEDESAIAELISINLRHNGMLPMLAGDGVAAQKHIDEVLPDVILLDWMLPGQSGLELARRWRADPRTKTTPILMLTARGDEPDKIAGLDAGADDYITKPFSTQELLARIRAVLRRRAPEQASDVVRIGGLQLDGSTHRVSFNDQGIKLGPTEFKLLNYLMHHAERVHSRSQLLDRVWGDHVFIEERTVDVHVKRLREALGDAGSMVETVRGVGYRITHQI from the coding sequence ATGAAAATTGCACGCGTTTTGGTGGTTGAAGATGAGTCAGCGATTGCTGAACTCATTTCAATCAATTTGCGCCACAACGGCATGCTGCCGATGTTGGCGGGTGATGGTGTGGCTGCGCAAAAGCACATCGACGAAGTGTTGCCTGATGTCATCTTGCTCGATTGGATGCTGCCAGGTCAAAGTGGTTTAGAGCTGGCCCGTCGCTGGCGTGCCGATCCACGTACCAAAACCACGCCGATTTTGATGCTCACTGCACGCGGTGATGAGCCCGACAAGATTGCAGGCTTGGATGCCGGTGCGGATGACTACATTACCAAACCGTTTTCTACCCAAGAGCTGTTGGCCCGTATCCGTGCCGTGTTGCGCCGCCGCGCCCCTGAGCAAGCCAGTGATGTGGTGCGCATTGGTGGCTTGCAGTTGGATGGTTCTACGCACCGTGTCAGCTTCAACGACCAAGGCATCAAGCTTGGTCCCACGGAGTTCAAGTTGCTCAACTACTTGATGCACCACGCCGAGCGTGTGCACAGCCGCAGTCAGCTGCTAGACCGCGTGTGGGGCGACCATGTGTTCATCGAAGAACGCACGGTGGATGTGCATGTCAAGCGTTTGCGCGAGGCTTTGGGTGATGCGGGCAGCATGGTTGAGACCGTTCGTGGCGTAGGATACAGAATCACCCATCAGATCTAA
- the phoU gene encoding phosphate signaling complex protein PhoU gives MPEKHLSSQFDSDLNNISSHVMELGGLVESQIRQAVFALSQFSPEAADDVLVTENKVNSLEVEIDREIASVIGRRQPTARDLRLLMAMSKTTANLERVGDEAAKIARMVKSIIEGSAPRSLPSSDLRVSADLASGLLRKALDAFARLDVPMAVSILREDNEIDKEFDGFVRKLITYMMEDPRTISASLDLLFIAKAIERIGDHSKNIAEFIIYIVKGEDVRHTPLADVESSMS, from the coding sequence ATGCCAGAAAAACACCTGTCCTCACAGTTTGATTCCGACCTCAACAACATCTCTTCGCACGTGATGGAGTTGGGTGGTTTGGTGGAATCACAAATTCGCCAAGCTGTGTTCGCTTTGTCTCAGTTCAGCCCCGAAGCGGCTGACGATGTGTTGGTGACTGAAAACAAAGTCAACAGCTTGGAAGTTGAAATTGACCGCGAAATCGCATCGGTCATTGGCCGACGCCAACCGACGGCACGCGATTTGCGCTTGCTCATGGCCATGTCCAAAACCACCGCCAACTTAGAGCGTGTGGGCGACGAGGCGGCCAAGATTGCCCGCATGGTCAAGTCCATCATTGAAGGCTCGGCACCACGTTCTTTGCCGTCTAGCGATTTGCGTGTGTCGGCTGATTTGGCTTCGGGTTTGTTGCGCAAAGCGTTGGATGCGTTTGCGCGTTTGGATGTGCCGATGGCGGTGAGCATCTTGCGCGAAGACAACGAAATCGACAAAGAGTTCGACGGCTTTGTGCGCAAGCTCATCACTTACATGATGGAAGACCCACGCACCATTTCGGCCAGCTTGGACTTGTTGTTCATTGCCAAAGCGATTGAGCGCATTGGTGACCATTCCAAAAACATTGCTGAATTCATCATCTACATCGTCAAGGGTGAAGACGTGCGTCACACCCCCTTGGCGGATGTCGAATCGTCAATGAGCTGA
- the pstB gene encoding phosphate ABC transporter ATP-binding protein PstB: protein MSEIKTAPKNAIEVRDLNFFYGKFQGLRNVTMDIAERKVTAFIGPSGCGKSTLLRTLNRMYSLYPGQRAEGEINFYGQNILDPKQDLNLLRARIGMVFQKPTPFPMTIYDNIAFGVRLYENLSKTEMDERVEWALTKAALWTEVKDKLGQNGLSLSGGQQQRLCIARSVAVKPSVLLLDEPTSALDPISTGKVEELVHELKADYTIAIVTHNMQQAARCSDYTAYMYLGELVEFGETEQIFFKPNKTATEDYITGRFG, encoded by the coding sequence ATGTCTGAAATCAAAACAGCACCCAAAAACGCCATCGAAGTTCGCGACCTGAACTTCTTCTATGGCAAGTTTCAAGGCTTGCGCAATGTCACCATGGACATTGCCGAGCGCAAAGTGACCGCCTTCATTGGCCCATCAGGCTGCGGCAAGTCCACCTTGCTGCGCACCTTGAACCGCATGTACAGCTTGTACCCAGGCCAACGTGCCGAAGGTGAAATCAACTTTTACGGCCAAAACATTTTGGACCCCAAGCAAGATTTGAACTTGCTGCGTGCCCGCATTGGCATGGTGTTCCAAAAGCCCACGCCGTTCCCGATGACCATTTACGACAACATTGCCTTCGGTGTGCGTTTGTACGAAAACCTCAGCAAAACTGAGATGGACGAACGTGTGGAATGGGCCTTGACCAAAGCAGCGCTTTGGACAGAAGTCAAAGACAAACTCGGCCAAAACGGTTTGTCACTCTCTGGCGGTCAGCAGCAGCGTTTGTGCATTGCGCGCAGCGTGGCGGTGAAGCCCTCGGTCTTGTTGTTGGACGAGCCCACCTCGGCGCTGGACCCTATTTCGACTGGCAAGGTGGAGGAGTTGGTGCACGAACTCAAGGCCGACTACACCATTGCCATCGTGACCCACAACATGCAGCAAGCTGCGCGTTGCAGCGACTACACGGCCTATATGTATTTGGGTGAATTGGTGGAGTTTGGCGAGACCGAGCAAATCTTCTTCAAACCCAACAAAACCGCCACAGAAGACTACATCACTGGCCGCTTCGGCTAA